In Desulfofustis limnaeus, the genomic stretch GGAAGGTGGCATACCACCACTGATCCATGAGAAATTTGCGGCCGACACTGATCATGGCTCCCCACTCGGGCGTGGGGGGCTGCGCACCGAGCCCGATGAAGCTGAGCGAGGCGGCCACCAGGATGGTGTCGCCCAGGGTCAGGGTTGCCAGGACGATGACCGTATTGACGCAGTTGGGGATCACGTGGTGCAGCACGATCCAGCGGTCCCTGGCACCGGAGACCCTGGCGGCGGCGATGAAGGGCAGTTCGCGGACGGCCAGGGCCTCACCGCGCACCAACCGGGCGAACTTGGGGATCATCACCACCGTTACGGCGAAGATGGCGCTGGTGAGGCTCGGTCCCATGGCGGCGGCCAGGGCCATGGCCAGTACCAGGGAGGGAAAGGAGAGCATGACGTCCATTACCCGCATGATCAGGTTGTCGATTCGGCCGCCCAGATAACCGGCGGTGGCGCCGATGAGCGTACCCAGACCGCCGGCGATCGTCACCACCAGCAGGCCGATGACCATGGATATGCGAGCCCCGTAGATGACCCGGGAGAAGATGTCGCGGCCCATCTCATCGGTGCCGAACAGATGCCCGGTAGACGGCGGTCGGAGACGCTCGGCGAGGTTGATGGAGATCGGGTCGTACGGGGCCAGCAGGTCGGCGCACAGCGCTACGGCAATCATGGCGCCGATGATGACGCCACCGGCCACAGCCGAGGGGTTGCGACTGAGAATCCGCACCGTCAAACCCAGTTCCCGCAA encodes the following:
- a CDS encoding ABC transporter permease; this encodes MDTTGTMHAPLRELGLTVRILSRNPSAVAGGVIIGAMIAVALCADLLAPYDPISINLAERLRPPSTGHLFGTDEMGRDIFSRVIYGARISMVIGLLVVTIAGGLGTLIGATAGYLGGRIDNLIMRVMDVMLSFPSLVLAMALAAAMGPSLTSAIFAVTVVMIPKFARLVRGEALAVRELPFIAAARVSGARDRWIVLHHVIPNCVNTVIVLATLTLGDTILVAASLSFIGLGAQPPTPEWGAMISVGRKFLMDQWWYATFPGLFILVTVIGFNILGDALRDVLDPRIRR